One Phycisphaera mikurensis NBRC 102666 DNA window includes the following coding sequences:
- a CDS encoding WXG100 family type VII secretion target, whose product MAKANVDPQELEDFARNLSRFNQEMASLMQQLKGRMRRLEGSWHDQEQAKFQAEFDAQARVIGKFLEHSELHARALKQKAAHVKSYLGR is encoded by the coding sequence ATGGCCAAAGCCAACGTCGATCCCCAGGAACTCGAAGACTTCGCCCGCAACCTCTCCCGGTTCAACCAGGAGATGGCGTCGCTGATGCAGCAGCTCAAGGGGCGGATGCGGCGGCTGGAGGGCAGCTGGCACGACCAGGAGCAGGCGAAGTTTCAGGCGGAGTTCGACGCTCAGGCCCGCGTCATCGGCAAGTTCCTCGAGCACAGCGAGCTGCACGCCCGTGCGCTCAAGCAGAAAGCCGCCCACGTGAAGAGCTACCTCGGCCGGTGA